ATTTCTCATCATTAAATCCATGCAATGTAACACAAGAAACATTGGCTAACAGGTCTTCACCTTACACAGCAAAAGGGATTTTCCTTAGCCCATCTCAGAATTCTGTCCAAGTGCCCTCTCTAATGCCTTTAACACCCCCAACTCAAGTGTTTAATGCTAATGATCCCTCAGTTCTAAACCTAGAGGATTTGCACAGATCAACAGAGAGAACTTCTGAGCCCTTGCACAGTATAACACATGAGCCTTCAGAGATGCATAAGCAAATCTTCTCGTCTGAGGTTTCTAAGGATGTGCCAGAAGTAACctttaacaaaaaaagaaagaagtacAGGGCCAGAGACTACATGGTAAATCTTCAAGGACAGTCCTCAGAAGACCGGACAAAGCCTGTTCGATTAAAAGAACGCAGATTGACGTTTGATCCAGTGACTGGACAGATCAAGCCTCTAACTCCAAAGGAATCTCATCATGAAGAGGGTAGCCAGGGACAACCAGTTTATGAACCTCCAAAGACTGAGTTACCCCAGCAGAGGCAATCCATGACAGTTCCCAGTCCTTTCCATCACACCAACTGGAAAGAGCTCTCAAGAAATGAAATAATTCAGTCTTACCTAAACCTTCAGAGTAATGTTCTTAGTTCATCTGGAGCACAAACACACGGAGCACATTTTTTCATGTCTGAGTATCTGAGACGAGAGGAGGATGGTATTCAAGAATCCAGAAAGACACATGTTTTAGTACCAAGTGGATCTTACACAGAACTCCCTGGGGTGAGTCGGGAGGTTATGCTTGAGGACCTTCACAGAATACATAAGGCACACTGGCCAGGAGTAAACGGTTGTTATGACACAAAGGACAACTGGTATGATTGGACAGAGTGTATATCTTTAGATTCTCATGGTGATGAGACCAGATTAAATGTCTTGCCATACGTCTGCCTAGACTAAGAACACAGGAGCTCTGATGGCTTTACATACAATTTGCATTGCCCCAATGTGAGTTTAGTGACAGAAATCCTGGCCCTGTTTTTCCATACTGAAGTTTTCTGATAATTTAACTGAAAAGGGgtcttaaataaattaataaattaaaaacaataataaaagatGTCCCATTTGTAATGTGCTGCTACCAACCttaatttgcaaaaaaaaaaaagagaagttgTAAGTAATGGCTCAATAATAGTTTCTGAGCCAGTACCTGCACATG
This window of the Hoplias malabaricus isolate fHopMal1 chromosome Y, fHopMal1.hap1, whole genome shotgun sequence genome carries:
- the LOC136678967 gene encoding mediator of RNA polymerase II transcription subunit 26-like, giving the protein MSSASATPQQIRERLLQAIDSHSNICNMVAVLDVISNLEKYPITKEALEETRLGKLINDVRKKTKDEDLAKRAKKLLRNWQKLIEPSQSDPSSRGVPSGPGSANGGSHPCRPDPSVPQPAKTAPELKTRNDIHNTFSLMAEKSRSRKNRDQRNSPNMPTKMFKTLTHGQMFLSTPPSNGIAGSPEPLLVKQDDTVSDKNCPEHLENDRQNKIPVNPVKPRPSSPGLTKVPSTSSLLKTSVLQQQTKIIDGTEKANSSSHHFSSLNPCNVTQETLANRSSPYTAKGIFLSPSQNSVQVPSLMPLTPPTQVFNANDPSVLNLEDLHRSTERTSEPLHSITHEPSEMHKQIFSSEVSKDVPEVTFNKKRKKYRARDYMVNLQGQSSEDRTKPVRLKERRLTFDPVTGQIKPLTPKESHHEEGSQGQPVYEPPKTELPQQRQSMTVPSPFHHTNWKELSRNEIIQSYLNLQSNVLSSSGAQTHGAHFFMSEYLRREEDGIQESRKTHVLVPSGSYTELPGVSREVMLEDLHRIHKAHWPGVNGCYDTKDNWYDWTECISLDSHGDETRLNVLPYVCLD